From the genome of Spirochaetae bacterium HGW-Spirochaetae-1, one region includes:
- a CDS encoding radical SAM protein, with amino-acid sequence MEKGRAELYTQGACSKCPRKCNTDRKNGKYGYCNSSDRLSLAAICLHRGEEPVLSGDTGMCNIFFTHCNLQCIYCQNFQISRNDTEEKQILLEEALDAIEGFLDAGITCVGFVAPSHDIPQMKSIIDGLRCRARHPVYVMNTSAYDLKETIESLEGFIDVYLPDFKYMDERLARDYSGAMDYPSVALRALREMYRQKGSNLRINGKGMVESGFIIRHLILPGHVENSVACLRAIAEELSPSVHVSLMSQYHPVKPVHHHSMLGRTITREEYDMVVEEFYRLGFHRGWVQEFESHDEYLPDFDKDHPF; translated from the coding sequence ATGGAAAAAGGAAGAGCCGAGTTATATACTCAGGGGGCCTGCTCAAAATGCCCCCGAAAATGCAATACCGACCGGAAGAACGGGAAATATGGATATTGCAACAGCAGTGACAGACTGAGTTTAGCCGCCATATGTCTGCACCGAGGCGAGGAACCGGTCCTCTCAGGTGACACGGGCATGTGCAATATATTTTTCACCCACTGCAATCTTCAATGTATTTACTGCCAGAACTTTCAGATCAGCCGTAACGATACGGAAGAGAAACAAATTCTATTGGAAGAGGCACTCGATGCCATCGAAGGCTTTCTTGATGCGGGGATTACCTGCGTCGGTTTTGTCGCGCCTTCACATGATATACCACAAATGAAGTCAATCATTGATGGGTTGAGATGTCGTGCAAGGCATCCCGTCTATGTCATGAATACCTCAGCTTATGACCTGAAGGAGACGATTGAATCCCTGGAAGGATTCATCGATGTGTATCTTCCCGATTTTAAATACATGGATGAGCGCCTGGCCCGCGATTATTCCGGCGCAATGGACTATCCTTCCGTGGCCCTGCGGGCCCTGCGTGAGATGTACCGCCAGAAGGGATCGAACCTGCGCATCAATGGTAAGGGCATGGTTGAATCTGGTTTCATCATCCGTCATCTCATCCTGCCGGGCCATGTGGAGAACAGCGTTGCCTGTCTGCGCGCCATCGCCGAGGAATTGTCTCCATCGGTCCATGTGTCCCTCATGTCTCAATATCATCCCGTTAAACCCGTGCACCATCATTCCATGCTGGGAAGGACTATTACCCGCGAGGAATACGATATGGTCGTGGAGGAGTTTTACCGGCTGGGCTTTCACCGGGGCTGGGTCCAGGAATTTGAGAGCCACGATGAATATCTTCCCGATTTTGACAAAGACCATCCCTTTTGA
- a CDS encoding arylsulfatase has protein sequence MGKDRITRRGFLKISAVTATAAAAAGAGIWACGSTVGDSEHGAGFDAVQFTGGERVIPEKVIGKLPDYAGKQPNIITILCDDLGWGDIGCNGSRAITTPNVDALARQGVRFTNFYSSCSVCTPSRYGLLTGRYPVRSGLTFVLPASNESAMRFMIRRLGRWFGSLGAVDVQDDCWSDGLPDDELTLAGALKVAGYRTGMVGKWHLGDFSANSRYNPRRHGFDSFFGVPHSNDMWPCALYRDEKMLEPDIKRDQARLTGMYTKEAMDFIDKSKDGSFFLYLAHTFPHQPLYASEKFKDKSKVGIFGDAVEEIDWSVGEIMKCLERNGIADNTIVIFTSDNGPWYNGSPGGFRGRKGQSYEGGYRVPFIVKWPGRSRAGTVCSEPAMNIDLFPTLMAAAGLAAPSDRIIDGENIEGLMTGRKAKSPHDTLYFYHYEELEGIRQGDWKYFRSINHYTWPQPVDKKSTFMGKVAKGNFGDWPNLYRLDVDEGECYNQAERYPEVCRQMEMVIEKWEQGIAKNPRGWLKK, from the coding sequence ATGGGTAAAGATCGGATAACACGAAGAGGTTTTTTAAAAATCAGTGCAGTAACAGCGACTGCGGCAGCAGCTGCAGGTGCCGGGATCTGGGCGTGCGGCAGTACAGTGGGTGATTCAGAGCATGGCGCGGGATTTGATGCAGTCCAATTTACCGGCGGTGAGAGGGTTATACCGGAGAAGGTCATCGGGAAATTGCCCGATTACGCCGGCAAGCAGCCGAATATCATTACCATACTCTGCGACGATCTGGGCTGGGGTGATATCGGCTGTAACGGAAGTAGGGCCATCACGACGCCGAATGTTGATGCTCTCGCACGCCAGGGAGTTCGTTTTACGAATTTTTATTCCTCGTGCTCCGTATGTACTCCTTCGCGATACGGTCTGTTGACCGGACGGTATCCGGTTCGCTCCGGTCTCACTTTTGTGCTTCCCGCCTCGAACGAATCGGCAATGCGTTTCATGATACGGAGGCTTGGTAGATGGTTCGGCAGCCTGGGCGCTGTGGACGTGCAGGATGACTGCTGGTCCGATGGTCTGCCCGATGATGAGTTAACCCTGGCAGGAGCGTTAAAGGTAGCGGGCTACCGAACCGGCATGGTGGGGAAATGGCACCTGGGCGATTTCAGCGCAAATTCGCGATACAACCCCCGCCGGCACGGCTTTGACAGCTTCTTCGGCGTGCCGCACAGCAACGACATGTGGCCCTGTGCCCTGTACCGCGATGAGAAAATGCTGGAACCGGACATCAAGCGTGATCAGGCCAGGCTCACGGGCATGTATACAAAAGAAGCGATGGACTTTATCGATAAGTCGAAGGATGGTTCCTTTTTCCTCTATCTGGCCCACACCTTTCCGCACCAGCCCCTGTATGCGTCGGAAAAGTTTAAGGATAAATCAAAAGTGGGAATATTCGGCGATGCCGTCGAGGAGATCGACTGGAGTGTGGGCGAGATCATGAAGTGCCTGGAGCGGAACGGCATTGCGGACAACACCATTGTCATATTTACCAGCGATAATGGTCCCTGGTATAACGGGAGCCCCGGCGGTTTCCGTGGACGGAAAGGGCAGAGCTATGAAGGAGGGTACCGTGTGCCCTTCATTGTGAAGTGGCCCGGCCGGTCCCGGGCCGGAACGGTCTGTTCTGAACCGGCCATGAATATCGATTTATTCCCGACCCTGATGGCGGCGGCCGGGCTTGCCGCTCCTTCGGACCGGATCATCGATGGGGAAAATATCGAGGGACTTATGACGGGCAGGAAGGCAAAGTCGCCGCATGATACCCTGTACTTCTATCACTACGAGGAGCTGGAAGGAATACGGCAGGGTGATTGGAAGTATTTCCGCAGCATCAACCACTACACATGGCCGCAGCCCGTTGACAAGAAATCCACCTTCATGGGGAAGGTCGCCAAGGGTAATTTCGGCGACTGGCCGAACCTGTATCGGCTCGACGTTGACGAAGGGGAATGCTATAATCAGGCCGAGCGCTATCCTGAAGTGTGTCGGCAAATGGAAATGGTAATTGAAAAATGGGAGCAGGGGATAGCGAAGAACCCGCGTGGATGGCTGAAGAAATAG